From Rahnella aceris, a single genomic window includes:
- the ispH gene encoding 4-hydroxy-3-methylbut-2-enyl diphosphate reductase — MQILLANPRGFCAGVDRAISIVERALEIYGAPIYVRHEVVHNRYVVDSLRQRGAVFIEQISEVPDGSILIFSAHGVSQAVRAEAKARDLTMLFDATCPLVTKVHMEVARASRKGTEAILIGHAGHPEVEGTMGQYSNPNGGMYLVEAPEDVYKLQVKDENNLCFMTQTTLSVDDTSAVIDALRDRFPKIIGPRKDDICYATTNRQEAVRTLADGADVVLVVGSKNSSNSNRLAELAQRVGVPSYLIDSAADIQENWLKDAKSIGVTAGASAPDILVQDVISKLKTFGGLDVINIEGREENIVFEVPKELRVDVRQID, encoded by the coding sequence ATGCAGATATTGCTGGCTAATCCGCGAGGATTTTGTGCGGGTGTTGACCGCGCAATCAGTATTGTAGAACGTGCGCTGGAAATTTACGGCGCACCTATCTATGTCCGCCATGAAGTGGTGCATAACCGCTACGTGGTCGACAGCCTGCGTCAGCGCGGTGCTGTTTTTATCGAGCAAATCAGCGAAGTACCTGATGGGTCTATTCTGATTTTCTCTGCCCACGGTGTTTCTCAGGCGGTACGTGCAGAAGCGAAAGCGCGTGATCTGACGATGCTGTTTGACGCGACTTGTCCGCTGGTGACCAAAGTTCATATGGAAGTTGCGCGCGCCAGCCGTAAAGGCACTGAAGCCATTTTGATTGGTCACGCCGGGCATCCGGAAGTGGAAGGCACCATGGGGCAGTACAGCAATCCGAACGGGGGAATGTATCTGGTCGAGGCGCCGGAAGATGTTTATAAATTGCAGGTGAAAGACGAAAACAACCTGTGCTTTATGACGCAAACCACGCTGTCGGTTGACGACACTTCTGCGGTGATTGATGCGCTTCGCGATCGCTTCCCGAAAATCATCGGGCCGCGTAAAGATGATATTTGCTATGCCACAACTAACCGTCAGGAAGCCGTGCGTACGCTGGCTGACGGAGCAGATGTTGTGCTGGTGGTGGGTTCAAAGAACTCGTCGAACTCCAACCGTCTGGCCGAACTGGCGCAACGTGTCGGTGTACCTTCTTATCTGATCGACTCTGCGGCAGATATTCAGGAAAACTGGCTGAAAGATGCGAAAAGCATTGGCGTTACGGCAGGCGCATCCGCACCGGATATTCTGGTGCAGGACGTGATCAGCAAGCTGAAAACCTTTGGCGGGCTTGATGTGATCAACATCGAAGGGCGCGAGGAAAATATCGTGTTCGAAGTGCCAAAAGAGCTGCGTGTTGATGTGCGTCAGATCGACTGA
- the fkpB gene encoding FKBP-type peptidyl-prolyl cis-trans isomerase has protein sequence MSQQVKHDSAVLVHFTLKLEDGSTAESTRANGKPALFRLGDSSLSDALENQLLGLNVGDKRAFTLAPESAFGSKSPDLIQFFSRRDFQETGVPDVGTIMLFSGRDGSEMPGVVREVTEDSITVDFNHPLAGQHIDFDIEVLEIDPELEGKHADIAG, from the coding sequence ATGTCTCAACAGGTGAAACATGACAGCGCTGTACTGGTGCATTTTACGTTGAAGCTGGAAGATGGCTCTACGGCGGAATCAACCCGCGCCAATGGCAAACCTGCACTGTTTCGCCTTGGCGACAGCAGCTTGTCTGACGCGCTGGAAAATCAGCTGTTAGGGTTGAACGTAGGGGATAAACGGGCGTTCACGTTAGCCCCTGAATCGGCATTCGGTAGCAAAAGTCCGGATCTGATTCAGTTCTTCTCCCGCCGTGACTTTCAGGAAACTGGGGTGCCGGATGTCGGCACCATCATGTTGTTCAGTGGTCGTGATGGCAGCGAAATGCCGGGCGTTGTCCGTGAAGTGACAGAAGATTCAATCACTGTAGATTTCAACCATCCGCTGGCAGGGCAACATATCGATTTCGATATTGAAGTGCTGGAAATTGACCCGGAGCTTGAGGGGAAACATGCAGATATTGCTGGCTAA
- the lspA gene encoding signal peptidase II: MSKSICSTGLRWLWLAVVVIIVDLGSKFLIMGNFQLGESMPLIPYLNLFYAQNHGAAFSFLADKGGWQRWFFALIALVIVVALVVLMYRGTAKQKLNNIAFAMIIGGALGNLFDRLYHGFVVDFIDFYVGNWHFATFNLADSFICVGAAMVVLEGFLAKPSEATKSKG, encoded by the coding sequence ATGAGTAAATCGATTTGTTCCACCGGACTCCGCTGGCTCTGGCTGGCGGTCGTGGTCATCATCGTGGATCTGGGCAGTAAGTTTCTCATTATGGGAAACTTCCAGCTCGGCGAATCCATGCCGTTGATCCCGTATTTAAATCTGTTCTACGCCCAAAATCATGGCGCTGCGTTCAGCTTCCTGGCTGATAAAGGCGGCTGGCAGCGCTGGTTCTTTGCGTTAATCGCGCTGGTGATTGTCGTGGCGCTGGTCGTGCTGATGTACCGCGGCACCGCGAAGCAAAAGCTGAACAATATCGCTTTTGCGATGATTATCGGCGGGGCGCTGGGCAATTTGTTTGATCGCCTGTATCACGGCTTTGTGGTCGATTTTATCGATTTTTACGTCGGTAACTGGCATTTTGCTACGTTCAATCTGGCTGACAGTTTTATTTGTGTCGGCGCGGCCATGGTGGTGCTGGAAGGTTTTCTGGCAAAGCCATCAGAAGCTACAAAGAGTAAAGGATAA